In the genome of Ancylomarina subtilis, one region contains:
- a CDS encoding polyprenyl synthetase family protein, producing MYTFNELQTQIQDRIDTLEFSTPPEGLFEPMKYILSIGGKRLRPILVLMAANLYKNDLEKIYLPAIGIEVFHNFTLLHDDVMDNAPIRRNMSTVHEKWNSNVAILSGDAMSIKAYQFIVSCENQHLRSVLEVFNQTALEVCEGQQFDMEFEDRTDVRVEEYLNMIRLKTAVLLGGSLKMGAIMGNADADDAEALYQFGLNLGMAFQLQDDMLDTFGDEAVFGKKIGGDILCNKKTFLLIKAQELANAKTKAELLQWMSLEDYNPEEKITAVKNIYEELNVRDLAQIEIDKYFELCLDYLASVKVDEEKKENLTLLVKRLINRSV from the coding sequence ATGTACACTTTCAACGAACTTCAAACTCAGATTCAGGATAGAATTGATACTTTGGAGTTTTCTACCCCTCCCGAAGGCCTTTTTGAGCCAATGAAATACATCCTCTCGATTGGGGGTAAACGCCTGCGTCCAATTTTGGTTTTAATGGCGGCTAATCTTTATAAGAATGACCTTGAAAAGATTTATTTGCCTGCAATTGGGATTGAAGTTTTCCATAATTTCACACTTCTGCATGATGATGTGATGGATAATGCGCCAATCAGGAGAAACATGTCCACCGTTCACGAAAAGTGGAATTCCAATGTGGCTATTCTTTCTGGAGACGCCATGTCTATCAAAGCATATCAATTTATAGTGAGTTGCGAAAATCAGCACTTGCGTTCAGTTCTTGAGGTTTTCAACCAAACAGCTCTTGAGGTCTGTGAAGGACAACAGTTCGACATGGAGTTCGAGGATAGAACAGATGTACGCGTTGAAGAGTATTTGAATATGATTCGTCTTAAGACAGCAGTTCTTTTGGGAGGAAGTCTTAAAATGGGTGCCATTATGGGAAATGCGGATGCGGATGACGCAGAAGCATTGTATCAGTTTGGCTTGAATTTAGGAATGGCATTCCAACTTCAGGATGACATGTTGGATACCTTTGGTGATGAAGCTGTTTTTGGAAAGAAAATCGGAGGTGATATTCTTTGCAACAAGAAAACGTTTCTGTTGATCAAAGCTCAAGAATTGGCCAATGCCAAAACGAAAGCCGAGTTGTTACAATGGATGAGCTTGGAAGATTACAATCCGGAAGAAAAAATTACAGCTGTCAAAAATATTTATGAAGAGTTAAATGTGCGTGATTTGGCCCAAATTGAAATCGATAAATATTTTGAGTTATGCTTAGATTACCTGGCGTCGGTAAAGGTTGATGAAGAGAAAAAAGAGAACCTGACTTTGCTGGTAAAGCGTCTGATAAATCGTTCCGTTTAA
- the truB gene encoding tRNA pseudouridine(55) synthase TruB, with protein sequence MIKYEVDQDFQSGAFILLNKPYEWTSFDLVNKAKFKIKHKYNLKKIKVGHAGTLDPLATGLMIVCTGKYTKKIDTYQAQVKEYIATLKLGATTPSFDLETEIDATYPTEHISRELVDETLKGFIGEIRQRPPAYSAIKIDGKRAYEYARKGQDVEIKEKILVIDEIEVLSFDNDVLKIRVVCSKGTYIRALARDIGQRLNSGAHLIALERTRIGEYRKDQALEIEEFISYLENL encoded by the coding sequence ATGATTAAATACGAGGTAGATCAGGATTTCCAGAGTGGAGCCTTTATTCTTTTGAATAAGCCTTACGAATGGACATCTTTTGATTTGGTGAACAAGGCCAAGTTTAAGATTAAGCATAAATACAACCTGAAGAAGATAAAAGTGGGGCACGCGGGTACGCTTGATCCTTTGGCCACAGGTTTAATGATTGTTTGTACAGGTAAGTATACCAAGAAAATCGATACTTATCAGGCTCAGGTGAAAGAGTATATTGCAACGCTTAAATTGGGGGCTACAACACCTTCATTCGATCTTGAAACAGAAATTGATGCAACTTATCCAACAGAACATATTAGCAGAGAACTTGTTGATGAAACACTAAAAGGTTTTATTGGAGAGATAAGACAGCGTCCACCCGCTTATTCGGCAATTAAAATTGATGGGAAAAGAGCTTACGAATATGCACGCAAGGGACAAGACGTTGAAATTAAAGAGAAGATTCTTGTTATTGATGAGATTGAAGTTCTAAGCTTTGATAATGATGTCTTAAAAATAAGGGTGGTTTGTAGTAAGGGAACCTATATTCGAGCTTTGGCTCGTGATATTGGTCAACGCTTGAATTCGGGAGCGCATCTTATTGCTTTAGAGCGAACTCGTATAGGTGAATATCGAAAAGATCAGGCACTTGAAATAGAAGAATTTATAAGTTATTTAGAGAATTTATAA
- the atpC gene encoding ATP synthase F1 subunit epsilon, translated as MLLEIVTPEKKMFSGEVDLVQLPGINGSFEILKNHAPIISTLDRGVIKIKTADGQIELFEVDGGVVECKKNTVTVLAD; from the coding sequence ATGCTTTTAGAAATTGTAACCCCTGAGAAGAAAATGTTTTCAGGAGAAGTTGATCTTGTTCAATTACCCGGGATAAATGGCTCTTTCGAGATTCTTAAGAATCATGCTCCAATTATCTCAACTCTCGACCGTGGTGTTATTAAAATTAAGACTGCAGATGGGCAAATAGAATTGTTCGAAGTTGATGGTGGCGTTGTTGAATGTAAAAAGAATACTGTGACTGTTTTGGCTGATTAG
- a CDS encoding DUF3098 domain-containing protein produces the protein MNKNDKKLEFALAKENYKLLLIGFAIIIIGFMLMMGGGSDDPTVFDEDIFSFRRITLAPMVVLFGFAFEIYAIMKRPKEK, from the coding sequence ATGAACAAGAACGACAAGAAACTCGAATTTGCTTTGGCAAAAGAGAACTATAAGTTATTACTGATTGGTTTTGCTATTATTATCATTGGGTTTATGCTGATGATGGGTGGGGGATCAGACGATCCAACTGTTTTTGATGAGGATATCTTTAGTTTTCGCAGAATTACTTTGGCTCCTATGGTTGTTCTTTTCGGATTTGCTTTCGAAATTTATGCGATCATGAAACGACCTAAGGAAAAGTAA
- a CDS encoding undecaprenyl-diphosphate phosphatase, with protein MDWIEALILGLVQGLTEFLPVSSSGHLEIGKALLGVNAEDNLRFTVVVHGATVLSTLIVFRKDILALIQGLFEFKWNESTQYVAKIAFSMIPIAIVGLFFKDQVEELFNTNKILLLVGFMLLITAALLAFTYYAKQKEKDISFRDALIIGVAQTCAVLPGVSRSGSTIATGLLLGNKKAEVAKFSFLMVLVPIIGENILDLFKSDVSQAASMDVSVLLVGFIAAFVSGLLACSWMIKLVKKGKLIYFAIYCLIIGLIAIFVS; from the coding sequence ATGGATTGGATAGAAGCACTGATATTAGGATTAGTTCAAGGATTAACTGAATTTTTACCCGTTAGCTCCAGTGGTCACCTCGAGATAGGTAAGGCTCTTTTGGGTGTTAACGCAGAGGATAATTTAAGATTTACGGTTGTGGTTCATGGTGCAACTGTGCTGAGTACACTTATCGTATTTCGAAAAGATATTTTGGCCCTGATTCAAGGCTTGTTTGAATTCAAATGGAACGAATCAACACAATATGTTGCAAAAATTGCATTTTCGATGATTCCGATTGCCATTGTTGGACTCTTCTTTAAAGATCAGGTTGAAGAACTTTTTAATACCAATAAGATTCTATTATTGGTCGGTTTTATGCTTTTGATTACAGCAGCACTTTTGGCTTTTACCTATTACGCTAAACAAAAAGAAAAGGATATTAGTTTTCGTGATGCTTTAATTATTGGTGTCGCACAAACCTGTGCTGTTCTTCCAGGCGTTTCACGATCAGGATCAACCATTGCAACAGGTTTGCTTTTGGGGAATAAAAAAGCTGAAGTTGCCAAATTCTCTTTTCTTATGGTCTTGGTTCCTATCATTGGAGAAAATATTTTAGACTTATTTAAGTCAGATGTTTCACAAGCAGCCAGCATGGATGTATCCGTCTTGCTTGTTGGGTTTATTGCCGCTTTTGTTTCAGGCTTATTAGCCTGTAGCTGGATGATTAAGTTGGTGAAAAAAGGGAAGCTTATTTATTTTGCAATCTATTGTCTTATTATCGGACTTATTGCCATTTTTGTATCCTAA
- the queA gene encoding tRNA preQ1(34) S-adenosylmethionine ribosyltransferase-isomerase QueA translates to MKLSKFKFNLPQELIALHPAYNRDESRLMVLHKDTGEIEHRIFKDVIEYFDDKDVMVFNNTKVFPARLYGNKEKTGAEIEVFLLRELNREQRLWDVLVDPARKIRIGNKLYFGDDDLLVAEVIDNTTSRGRTLRFLFDGPYDEFKEALYSLGETPLPKFINREVEAEDAERFQTIFAKHEGAVAAPTAGMHFSRELMKRLEIKGIDFAEITLHVGLGNFRDVDVEDLTKHRMDSEQIFIDDKAVEIVNRAKEGKHKVCAVGTTVVRTLESSVSTMGTLKPFEGWTNKFLFPPYDFSIPDAMISNFHLPYSTLMMMVAAFGGYDKVMECYQIAIKEKYRFGTYGDAILII, encoded by the coding sequence ATGAAGTTATCTAAGTTTAAGTTTAATTTACCTCAAGAACTTATTGCTTTACATCCTGCCTACAATCGTGACGAGTCTCGATTGATGGTACTTCACAAAGATACCGGAGAGATTGAGCACCGTATTTTTAAAGATGTTATCGAGTATTTCGATGATAAAGATGTGATGGTATTTAATAATACCAAGGTTTTTCCTGCCCGTTTATACGGAAACAAAGAAAAAACTGGAGCTGAAATCGAAGTATTCTTATTGCGCGAATTAAATCGTGAACAAAGACTATGGGATGTTTTAGTTGATCCTGCTCGTAAAATTCGTATTGGGAACAAGTTGTATTTTGGTGATGATGATTTGTTAGTTGCTGAGGTAATTGATAATACAACATCACGAGGAAGAACTCTTCGTTTCTTATTCGATGGGCCATACGATGAGTTTAAAGAAGCCTTGTACAGTTTGGGTGAAACACCGCTACCAAAGTTTATCAACCGCGAAGTTGAAGCTGAAGATGCTGAGCGTTTTCAAACTATTTTTGCTAAGCACGAGGGTGCCGTTGCTGCTCCAACTGCCGGGATGCACTTTAGCCGTGAGTTGATGAAGCGTCTTGAAATTAAAGGAATCGATTTTGCTGAAATTACACTTCATGTTGGTTTGGGTAATTTTAGAGATGTTGACGTTGAAGATTTGACCAAACATAGAATGGATTCTGAGCAAATCTTTATTGACGATAAGGCTGTTGAAATTGTGAACCGAGCAAAAGAAGGAAAACATAAGGTTTGTGCCGTAGGTACAACTGTTGTTCGTACGCTTGAAAGTTCAGTTTCAACAATGGGAACACTTAAGCCGTTTGAAGGATGGACAAATAAATTTTTATTCCCTCCTTATGATTTCAGCATTCCTGATGCAATGATTTCGAACTTCCACTTGCCATATTCAACACTAATGATGATGGTTGCTGCTTTTGGTGGTTACGATAAAGTAATGGAATGCTACCAAATTGCAATTAAAGAGAAATACCGTTTCGGAACATATGGTGATGCCATTTTGATTATCTGA
- the atpD gene encoding F0F1 ATP synthase subunit beta — protein MLNLSSHDNECSNKINAMSQNIGKIVQVIGPVIDVSFELEGTALPEIYDSLEVVIENGKNLVVECQQHIGENTVRAIAMDSTDGLRRGMDVIATGSPIIMPAGDKIKGRLLNVVGETIDGIEEVDKIGGYPIHRTPPHFDELKTESEVFYTGIKVIDLIEPYAKGGKIGLFGGAGVGKTVLIQELINNIAIGQDGLSVFAGVGERTREGNDLLREMIESKVIRYGDEFEKDMEKGGWDLSKVDKEALDKSQVSLVFGQMNEPPGARARVALSGLTVAESLRDGDEKSGGRDILFFVDNIFRFTQAGSEVSALLGRMPSAVGYQPTLSTEMGTMQERITSTQRGSITSVQAVYVPADDLTDPAPATTFAHLDATTVLNRKIAELGIYPAVDPLDSTSRILTRDVVGDAHYDCAQNVKELLQRYKELQDIIAILGMEELSDEDKLVVHRARRVQRFLSQPFHVAEQFTGLKGCLVPIEETIKGFNMIMNGEVDKYPEAAFNLVGNIEEAIEKGEKLLAEAEA, from the coding sequence ATGCTAAATTTGTCATCACACGATAATGAATGTTCCAATAAAATAAATGCAATGTCACAAAATATTGGCAAAATAGTTCAGGTAATCGGTCCTGTAATCGATGTTAGTTTCGAATTGGAGGGTACTGCACTTCCTGAAATCTACGACTCATTAGAGGTCGTAATTGAAAATGGTAAAAATTTAGTTGTTGAGTGTCAACAGCACATTGGTGAGAATACGGTTCGTGCTATCGCGATGGATTCGACTGATGGCTTGAGAAGGGGTATGGATGTTATTGCAACAGGATCTCCTATTATTATGCCAGCTGGTGATAAGATAAAAGGGCGTCTTTTGAATGTGGTGGGTGAAACCATTGATGGAATTGAAGAGGTTGATAAAATAGGCGGATATCCTATCCATAGAACACCACCTCATTTCGATGAGTTAAAAACTGAATCTGAAGTCTTTTATACAGGGATTAAGGTTATTGACCTTATTGAACCGTATGCCAAAGGGGGTAAGATTGGTTTGTTTGGAGGTGCCGGTGTTGGTAAAACCGTTTTGATTCAGGAATTGATTAATAATATTGCAATCGGACAAGATGGTTTGTCTGTTTTTGCAGGTGTAGGTGAGCGTACCCGTGAAGGGAATGATTTGCTTCGTGAAATGATCGAATCAAAGGTTATTCGTTATGGCGATGAGTTTGAGAAAGACATGGAAAAAGGTGGATGGGATTTATCTAAAGTGGATAAAGAAGCTTTAGACAAGTCACAGGTATCCTTGGTCTTTGGTCAGATGAATGAGCCTCCTGGGGCCCGTGCTCGTGTTGCCCTTTCAGGATTGACCGTTGCAGAGAGTTTGCGTGATGGTGATGAGAAATCAGGTGGACGTGATATTCTTTTCTTTGTTGATAATATTTTCCGTTTTACTCAGGCAGGATCTGAGGTGTCAGCACTTCTTGGTCGTATGCCTTCTGCGGTAGGTTATCAGCCTACTCTTTCTACAGAGATGGGTACAATGCAAGAGCGTATTACTTCAACGCAGCGAGGTTCTATTACATCGGTACAAGCGGTATATGTTCCCGCTGATGACTTGACTGACCCTGCTCCGGCAACAACCTTTGCCCACTTGGATGCAACAACAGTATTGAATCGTAAGATTGCTGAGTTAGGTATTTATCCTGCAGTAGATCCTCTTGATTCAACATCTCGAATTTTGACTCGTGATGTCGTTGGTGATGCTCACTACGATTGTGCTCAGAATGTAAAAGAGTTGCTGCAGCGTTATAAGGAACTTCAGGATATTATTGCCATTCTTGGGATGGAAGAACTTTCTGATGAGGATAAATTGGTTGTACATCGCGCGCGTCGTGTTCAGCGTTTCTTATCTCAACCTTTCCATGTTGCAGAACAATTTACAGGATTGAAAGGCTGTTTGGTTCCAATTGAGGAAACAATTAAAGGTTTCAACATGATTATGAATGGTGAAGTTGATAAGTATCCTGAGGCAGCATTTAATCTTGTGGGTAATATTGAGGAAGCTATTGAAAAAGGTGAAAAATTATTAGCAGAAGCTGAGGCTTAA
- a CDS encoding cell division protein FtsX, with translation MAQSNKASKRRLRTSYFSSVISISLVLFMLGLMGLLVLNAKQLSNYVKENIGLSVVLKDNVKEVEIRRLQKFLDASSFVKSTKFIDKETAAKELQKDLGEDFVSFLGYNPLLATIDVKLYADYANPESIAKIEKKLAKYDEIQEIYYQKSLVHLVNENVKKISLILLAFSGLLFLISVTLINNTIRLSIYSHRMLIKTMQLVGATRGFIRRPFMGRSFWHGVLGAIIANLLLTGVIYLSQRELRDVIAFENVEVLGLLFIMIVLIGIVITWISTFLAVNKFLRIDTRHLY, from the coding sequence ATGGCTCAAAGCAATAAGGCTTCGAAACGCCGTTTACGAACTTCATATTTTAGCTCTGTTATTAGTATTTCATTGGTCCTTTTTATGTTGGGACTTATGGGTTTATTGGTTTTAAATGCCAAGCAATTATCCAATTATGTGAAAGAAAATATTGGGTTATCAGTTGTTTTAAAAGATAATGTGAAGGAAGTTGAAATTCGTCGTTTACAGAAATTCCTGGATGCGAGTTCATTTGTAAAGTCAACAAAATTTATCGATAAAGAAACGGCGGCTAAGGAATTACAGAAGGATTTGGGTGAAGATTTTGTTTCATTTTTAGGTTACAACCCTTTATTGGCAACAATCGATGTGAAATTGTATGCCGATTATGCAAATCCTGAGAGTATTGCCAAAATAGAAAAGAAGCTTGCTAAATATGACGAAATTCAAGAGATTTATTACCAGAAATCCCTTGTGCATTTGGTCAACGAGAATGTAAAGAAAATCAGCTTAATTCTCCTGGCCTTTAGTGGCTTGCTCTTTTTGATTTCGGTGACTCTGATCAATAATACCATTCGTCTGTCGATTTATTCACATCGAATGTTGATTAAGACCATGCAATTGGTTGGTGCTACTCGTGGTTTTATTCGTCGACCATTTATGGGCCGTAGTTTCTGGCATGGTGTTTTGGGAGCGATAATCGCCAATTTACTTTTGACGGGAGTTATTTATTTATCTCAAAGAGAGTTGCGGGATGTTATTGCTTTCGAAAATGTTGAAGTATTAGGCTTGTTATTTATAATGATTGTTTTAATTGGAATCGTGATCACTTGGATTTCAACCTTTTTAGCAGTCAACAAATTTTTAAGAATTGATACCAGGCATCTGTATTAA